The Triticum aestivum cultivar Chinese Spring chromosome 6D, IWGSC CS RefSeq v2.1, whole genome shotgun sequence genomic sequence TCTTTCATATGATTAAATGTTCTGTATATTTTCTTGTCTGCTGGAAACATCTGAAATTATGGACTTTGTGATGATTTTTGTCTTAGGGAGTAAATGAAATTCACCACTTGGTAAAGGATGTATTGGACAAGAGAATGAACAATTGGGAGATGTATTGCCTTCGGAAATGTTTAACCGTACCTGAAGGATTTGTGGCACCTGAAGATGTATGTCTCTTATCTCAAAGTAATAAATTTTGGCATGCCAGAATTTTCAATTTGACCCAACACTCTAGGTTTAGAATTAATCCACTCAATTCTCACCcctgtttcgcatgattcactatagATCATTTTAAAGATACTTTTCGTCTTGGGGATACATAATGTGGAAACTGATGCCTCATCTTATATTGATTCACCCGTTTGTGAAAAAACATTTCATTCAGTTGACTCAGCAATTGATAAGGAAACCTTTCAAGATAAAAGTTGTGCACAGTTAATACCAGTCAGGCTTGAACTATTTTGTAAGCTAATTAGAGAATTTGACTTCTGCTCACTACTCTACAGTGATTAACATTCCATCATTTCTGACTTTTAGGCTTTGTTTTGGCTACGAAAGCTTGAGCTTTTCTTTACCTATGTTGTAGCTCATGATATTATTCAAGTGCAGTTTTTCTAAGTGCCCTTGGTGTACATTACGTTCAACTAGGAAGTAATATGATAAATACTAATATCAGCAATACCTTCTGAACCTCAGGGCAAAATATATCTGGACATTTCTTATTGATGTCTTATTTTGAATTGCCCGACTAATGCACATCATTAATTCGTTGGCCGTTGTACTGAAATAGGATAGTACCTTTTTCTTTGATATGCTTAGCATATATTAGTGCAATTCTGTTTTCTATCCATCTTTGTCGAAATTATTGCACTTAGATTTCGATTCTAGATGCCCTACAGGCAAATATAGATTTATTCAGTATCAATTACACCATTTTACTAAACTGTTTGTagggaaatactccctccgttccaaaatagatgactcaacattgtactaactttagtacaaagttagtacaaagttgggtcatctattttggaaaggagggagtagaagttTAATACAACTAACTGACTAACTCATAACCATCGACTTTCCAGTTTGATATTATGGTACAGAACAAAGTTTCTGGTAAGTCTCGTCCTCAGTTCAGTTCTTATATCTACCAAACGGAATCAGCGTGAAACATATAGTTAAGCTTAAGGTCAAAGTTTGCTTGCAATACGGTACTCAATAAATTACATGTTTGTGCACATTTTGTTTCACTGAAGCCATGCATTATTTTATATTTACTTTACAACCTGCATTTCAAAAAGCAAGAGGCATGTAAATGAGTATAATTATAATATATTTTCTTCATCAGGATAATTCTTCTGCAATGGTGTTGCATAAAGATGGGAATTCTGATTCAGAACTGGATGCAGAACTTAATTCTTTGAGAAAAAAACTGGCAGATGTAAGTACTTTACTCGTAAAGAATTTGCTTGTTAATATTATCTACACTTAATCTAACAAGCTCTGCCGTTGTTTAATTAGGCTAACAAGGAATCTGAAGAACTTCAAAGAGAAATTTCTTCCTTGGAAAGGCAAACTACATACAAGAGTAACCTCAATTCCTCTATAGCTGAAGTACTGAAGTTGTTTGAAGACAAATCTGTTCAGGAGAATATACAAGGTGTGCATTAAATATTTAATTCTCAAAATAATCAGAAACTTCAATTTATTGAATTGTTTATTTGGCCACTCACCAGTTCAGATGATTAGTGAAGGGTTATTGTGTGAAACCACACCAGATATTATTTGTTATCATAGTCTTATCACCTTAAGCCCTGAAGTCAATGTTCTTTCCCTATCTCCTTGTTAGACCATCGAGATACTAATTAGTAATTTGGTAGTAAGTGCTGCACCTATCAGTGTTAGCCATTTGTTATTTGTTTATGAGCAACAATTCAATAGACCATCAACCTTTGGTCGTCTGTTGAACTTTTTGCTCTGACGTGTTAGCTTTAGCAACCAGATGGTTCTCACACTTAATTATGACTTTTTCAGTTTTTGTCTGGCAATGTTCTATCCTTTTTGCATCTAGCATAAATACAGCTGAACATGGTTAACAGTATGCTTGGCAGAAATCACAAAGATCATATCCCTACATCTAAACTTGGTCTAGATAGTGCTGCTAGCTACTATTCGAGAAGCACTGCTTCTGCTCAATTATCTCTGGTTCAGAATGTATGCCTACTCAACTGCCCTGAACCTGCAGCTATTGCGAACACGATACCAAAATTGCACCAGAAAATGAAGGTTATGAAAAGGAAAAAGGTTGAGCTTGAGGCCATGGTGGGCCAAAATGTTTGGAACGTCAATTGTCTTAGAGACCAGAAGCGTTTAGCACCGGGTAAGGGTTCCACCGTCATTTTCCTCTGGATCTCTTCGTTGTTATCGTGTGTATCTATGGCACAGACTTTAATCTCACCACCCTGTCTCACAGGTTCCGCTCCTAGCACCGAGGACATGCAAGAGGTGAACGCGGCTGTGAATGACTCGTGGAAGGAGTAAACGTGTGTTGTGGGGGTTTGCAATATGAGGATGTCAACCGCCCCCATGTACTACAAAGTCCCCTGTAATGTTGTCAAGCTACCCTCTCGCTAGCTACCTGAACTGCAGCTCTATCAGAACAGCTGTATGTACATGTCAGCATGTATACATATGTTGTCTCTCCAGACTCAAAAGACCACTAGCACAGTAgcactctccagtttccagcattCTGTAAGATCTCTAGTGCTTAATCCCATCCGTCTACCATTGTTGCCGCTGCACGCAATTGAGATAAACAAATAGAAAGATCTGCAGTAGACTCTCCCTGGGTGTGTTCCTGTCGAATACAACTTTTTTGTTTGTATAAAAAATTGTTCAATGCTCCTTTGTGTTGGGTTTCTTCTTTGTGGCGTTTTGGGCTGCTGTAGATTCATATCCTTTTCTTGGAGCTGTTTTCTTTGTACTTATGTCTCAGTGGAAAGAAGTAACTGAAGTGGAATTGATGAAAATAGACTGGAGGTCTCTAATGCGAATTTTCTGCAATTCGTTGCAGCCATTATCCCATATTG encodes the following:
- the LOC123141534 gene encoding protein MIS12 homolog isoform X1, whose product is MEGDGETSAAEAALGLSPQTFINEVLNFVDDVCFQAFEYCLQEGAPTAVGAATATNKAEELKPGVNEIHHLVKDVLDKRMNNWEMYCLRKCLTVPEGFVAPEDDNSSAMVLHKDGNSDSELDAELNSLRKKLADANKESEELQREISSLERQTTYKSNLNSSIAEVLKLFEDKSVQENIQAIANTIPKLHQKMKVMKRKKVELEAMVGQNVWNVNCLRDQKRLAPGSAPSTEDMQEVNAAVNDSWKE
- the LOC123141534 gene encoding protein MIS12 homolog isoform X2; amino-acid sequence: MEGDGETSAAEAALGLSPQTFINEVLNFVDDVCFQAFEEGAPTAVGAATATNKAEELKPGVNEIHHLVKDVLDKRMNNWEMYCLRKCLTVPEGFVAPEDDNSSAMVLHKDGNSDSELDAELNSLRKKLADANKESEELQREISSLERQTTYKSNLNSSIAEVLKLFEDKSVQENIQAIANTIPKLHQKMKVMKRKKVELEAMVGQNVWNVNCLRDQKRLAPGSAPSTEDMQEVNAAVNDSWKE